A stretch of DNA from Pygocentrus nattereri isolate fPygNat1 chromosome 14, fPygNat1.pri, whole genome shotgun sequence:
TTTTGCAAGGctgtattttgcattttatttgctaaaaaATTTCTCTAAATCTTTGATTTGGTAATGCTTCGATGTTctctttttaaagaaagaatGTTTTTAGCATCACTGACTCCCTTCATCATTTCTGGAGTGGCAACAGGACTGTTACTCATATTAATGCCAATCATCATTTACTTCACAAACAAATACAATAGGGAAAAAACACAGATCACAGAAGATGCAAACATGGATAGTGAAGGTGAGCACTTTATGTTCCAAATCCATTTGTATTTTCACATCACTCATAAAATGATGAAGTTTGATGTTGAGAAGTGTGCTGCTGTAAATCTGGTTAaccaattacatattttatattctgGTGAGTGAATTTTAACACAGTTCTTTTTTTAGGTTTTGAAACCACTCACAGTATTATTGGAGTGAGAAATGAGATGGATGATGATTATGAAAATGCAGAAGATGTTTTTCTCCAGAGAGAAGATTCACATGTTTCTGATGAGGACTATGTTAATGTAGATATGCACACAGAAAAATTGGAACTGGGCAATAATAATGAAGGTGAAAAGATTCATGTAAAATCTCCAGAATAGTAGCAagatataaacacatacagtgaTCTAATGTGAATTGATCTCAATTTGACATTTACTcttaaattaaacttttttgATTCTCGTTAAACTCAGAatataaagttacatttttaatatttcagtaaaGGTGTTTTGACACATATATTTTGCAGGTGCCAAATACACCAACCCGAGAATCTCTATGAGGAATGAGATCGATGATGAAGATGACTATGAAAAACCACAGACAATTATTTCAGAGAAAGAAGATTCAGATGTCAATGATGACGACTACATCAATGTAGATGCTGGTGTGGAGAAAATGTCAGTGTGCAGTGACTGTAAGTGTGAAACTTTAAATAAAGTTGATAGAATagtaaagcaaaataaaacatttcaaagatCCAGTTTGAGACAGAAAATATATAccatgtacatacatatatacatacatacattacccgttcatttatattatatatatatatatatatatatatatatatatatataatatttaatttatttaatataaaatataaccagccattaggggtggactttgtgtacttctggtgccggtgaGGCCCGGGTcagtgagggttgcgtcaggaagggcatccggcgtaaaacttgtgccaactTTCAAGTGGATAACAAATATGATTGCCGTATcagatcggtcgaggcccgggttaacaacgacaaAGAGGTCAAAGagcatcaaagaggagaggaggaaggcggattagaaggcagcgagagagaaggaaaggcaggagtgtggagcttagagtagggactctgagcatagggacaatgactggtaaaggcagagagcttgcagacatgatggagagaaggaaggtagatattctgtgtgtccaggagaccagctggaaaggaagcaaggccaggaacattggaggtggattcaaactgttctatcatggtgtagagaggaagagaaatggagtagggataatcctaaaggaacagcttgtgaaaagacTTATGGATggaaagagagtgtcagacaggatcataaGGTCATCATatggtgaacatgtattttcagaagagggaagaacacagggtgacatacaagagtggagggaggtgcacacaggtggattatatccttagcaggagatgccacctaaaggagattggagattgtaaagtggtgccaggggaaagtgtagcaaggcatcatagggtggttgtctgtagaatgagattagaaacaaagaagaggaagagagtgaagacagagccaaagattagatggtggaagctgaaggaggaggatggttgcaggcagttttgggaaaaattgcaacaggcccttgggggcagtgaggagctacctgaggactgggaaaatacagctaaggtggtgagagaaactggcaagaatgtgttgggtgtttcgtctggtcagaggaaagaagacaaggaaagttggtggtggaatgaggaagtccaggagagtattcagaagaagaaggcagctaagaaaaagtgggataaccagagagatgaaggaagtaggcaggagtaccgtgaggctagttgcatagcaaaaagaatggtggcaaaggcaaaggctcaggcctatgatgagctgtatgagaggctggacagtaaagaaggagtaaaggacttgtatcgtttggctaaacagagagatagagctggaaaggatgtacagcaggttaggctgataaaggatagagagggaaatgtactagtgagtgaacagagagtgatgagtagatggaaggagtactttgaagaactaatgaatgaggaaaacgagagagagagatagtgggggagagatagtggatcaggaagtgcagagaattagtaaggtggaagtgagggcagctttaaaaaggatgaagaatggaaaggcagttggtccagatgacatacctgtggaggtatggagatgtttaggagagaaggcagtgaactttttaaccaggttgtttaacaaaatcctggagagtgagaggatgcctgatgagtggagaagcaatgtattggtccccatttttttTGGTCCCCTGCAGTAACTACAAAGGtgtaaagttgatgagccacaccaggaaggtatgggaaagagttgttgaagcaaggctaaggcgagaggttcagatcagtgagcagcagtttggtttcatgcccagaaagagtaccacagatgcaatttttgcgttgagagtgttggtagagaagtacagagaacgtcagaaggagctacattgtgtctttgtggatctagagaaggcatatgatagggtgccaagacaggacctttggtactgtatgaggaagtcaggtgtagctgaaaagtatgttagggtggtgcaggacatgtatgaggatagtgaggcagtggtgaggtgtgcatttggagtgacaaatggtttgaaggtgaaggtagggttacatcagggatcagctttgagccccttcttgtttgcaatggtgatggaaaggttgacagatgaggtcaggcaggaggctccatggaccatgatgtttgcagatgacattgtaatctgtggtgagagtagagagcaggtggaagagaatctggagaggtagaggtttgcactggagaggagaggaatgaaggtcagtagagacaagacgaaatacatgtgtgtgaatgagagggaggcaggtggaaaggtgaagatgcaaggagtagaggttgtaaaggtggatgacttcaaatatcttgggtcaaccatccagagcaatggacagtgtagaaaagaggtgaagaagagggtgcaggcaggatggagtgggtggagatgggtgtcagggctgatgtgtgacagaaagatagcagcaagagtgaaagggaaggtttacaagacagtagtgcgtcctgctatgatgtatggttcggagactgtggctctgtctaaaagacaggagactgagctggaggtggcggagatgaagatgctgagattttcgttgggagtgacaaggatggacaagattaaaaatgagcagatcagagagacagtgaaggtggagcagtttggagataaagccagagaggccaggttgagatggtttggacatgtgttgaggacaaatagtggatatattggtcaaagaatgttggagatggagctgccgggtagaaggagaagaggtagacctcagagaaggtttatggaggtagtgaaggtggacatggagatggttggtgtgaaagtagaggaggcaatggatagggcaagatggaggcagatgatccgctgtggcgacccctgaagggagcagccgaaagaagaagaagaagaagagcagaaaattatacagaagacaatttgatgtaatttaaatattatttctaatataatatcagatgtttcaatattttgtgtgtccactctgcctttattatagcctccattcttttcaggagactcattttcagttcctcaaagagtCTGCAGACttgcctccaaagttcagtcttagaagttggtttatcattttctgaagtgatcaaacacttgcagtggtgttgaggtctggactctggggctgTCAATCTCTTGTTCTGAGATTCTTTGAGAaacagaaagtgagaaaaatagAAGCTTGAACATAAAGCGACGACACAGTAAACATTGTACCACCCTGTTTGGGACCTACACCTACTGCTcttttttgaaagtgaaatggttTTCCCATAATataagatttcagctgctcaacagttcagggtctccttggtcatattttttgtttcataatgcatCATATTTTTTTGATGGGTCTGAGAACAAGCTGGATGTTTTATCGCCTTATCAGTCCAGAGGACGTGGCATACATgatttccaaagaaaaaaattcaaatagattttggacagttttccacttcacctcagtcaactttaaatgagctcaggcccagagaaggtggtagCATtactggatcctgtttatatgtggtttttctttgcatggtagagtttaacttgcatttgtggatgcagtgatgaactgttttcaaagACAGCAGTGTTCAGAAGTGctcatgcaatgatttccactacagaatcatgtctgtttttaatgcagtgctgcctgaaggcccaaagatcaccCCAACCAATGGGTTTCAGCCTTGTCCtttacagacagagatttctccagattctctgagtcttttaatgttattttgtaccatagatgatgaaaagcaaaagttctttgctattttatgttgagaaatgttattcttgaattgttgcactatttgatggtgtagtctttcacagagtggtgaacccctcctcatcttaacttctgaatgactttgcctctctgagatgctcttttatacccaaccATTTTAATTAGTAGTGaaatgttccaccaggtgttttcCTTAGCACTGCATAACttagtcttttgttgcctccctctcaacttttatttaaatgtattgctGTAATCAAATTCACaattggcatatatttttcaaaagaaacAATTTTGTATGTTGTCTTTCCactatatataattaatatagggtttaattgatttgcacatcattcaattctgtttttatttacattgcacagcgtcccaaatGGGTTTGTATGATTGTTGAGTcttctgtataatttaattTCTTGTGCTTTTTATTCGTTATACTGAAAAATGGCTAATAcatctggaaattaaataagtaagTGTGGTCTTTAAAATTagcaaaagtaaaaaattaGCAGCAATTATTTCTTGACAAATTAGTTTTATATATCAGTAAATGTGTACTGAAGCATTTATTCTGTAGGTcctgaaaaaacacacaagacTACCCACGTGGAGATGGAGACAGACTCTGAAAATGATTATGAAAATGCAGAAGCCACTGTCCACCAGAGAGAGAATTCGGATGACTCGGATGAGTCGGATGAGGACTATGTCAACGTAGATCGTGGTGATGGCTAGGGGAAAGTCGTCCCATTATGATTTAGaatgtattatttaatgttttcatcTTGAAGCACCTTAACAGTAAAATGATTTGAACACCATTAATCAGACTGGAgtacatttttatagatttaaTCAAACATTTTAAGCTAATGATAAAtgcattagaataaaaataaactataatTTTACCATTCAAAATTATTTAGGATAATGAATATGCACACCATGTGCAAATGTaaaattaatacaaaaaaaacagcaatgttCTTGTAAGAAAGATTCTCCAGACTGATTGGAATCCATGATACCCGTTTActcaaatcacacaaaaaccGAAATCCGATccagaaacagtccaaaaccACTGGTGGTGACGGCGGGTATTACAACTGACAATTGTAAGTACATATTGTTTACTTTTTGCTCTGTGTTCCAGTTTTTACACTATAGTTCACTATTATTTATGTATGCAATGTTAGCTCATGAAATGCATATTTAACTTATTCTCAGATATTTTCCTGAGACACTGTGACTTTAATAGTGAAAATGAACAATCAGTATCAACAATCATCTCATCCATATACTACATCATACACTATATAGACAGAAGTATTGGGACTCCGCTCATAATTATTGAGTTTAGGTGTTTCAACCACACAAATTGCTAGCAGGTGGTTATAATTAAGCATTTAGCCTTGTAATCCCAATAGACAAACAGTGGCAGTAAGATCGTACTGCCCTGCcccaagtcagtttgtgaaatttttgtcctgctagatctgcgcCTGTCAGCTGAAAGAGTTGGAATCAACATAAATGAAAGAACTGCATCTGGAGCTTAGCAGCATGCTAGCTAGAATAGCGATAGGGTGGGCTAAGGGGCTTAAGAGTGTTTGTTGATGTATCTGTCTTTTgttctgtatttgtgtgtttattgttgaaaaaacaataaaaatacaataataataataaagactcagaagacacaaaaaaaataacactttgagactttacaggaaaaagaacAATCCAATCATGTTGTCAGaaaacaggtgagggtcagaaaaagaggattATCAAACTGAAGGGACATCAAGAGAATAGTAAAGGACCAAACGCAGATTGAAAACACTgggacaaaagtacaaaaaagggTCAAAGCACAAGAGCAAAAAAGTTCATTACGCTCTAGTAAGCAAGGTAATGCAAAGTGAGTGTGGATACAGTTTTTAGTGATGATATGATTAGGTCTAGGTGTAACAATTCAGTCTTCTGGAGATGATGAAGTTGAGAATTGTTTGTGATTGAGTGATAGCTGTGGGGTGAGGTGTTGTGTTTTTGCCCAGGGAATTCTGGAAAATTGAACTTGGAAATGGCTCGGTGTGCTGAGTGGTATGAACTACAGGGTCAGAGGGTGGTGTGACAGTAACCCCCAAAGAGGCCAGGATGGAGCAAGGATGACCACCACCCATGCAACCAGAGGCACCAAAGGGTAGAACCCTAGAACTACAGTCGCACTGAGCTGAGGGGAAACCTCCTACAATGACCACAAGATCTGCCAACCACTGCAGACAAACAGTGGCAGTAAGATCGTACTGCCCTGCcccaagtcagtttgtgaaatttttgtcctgctagatctgcccctgtcagcTGAAAGAGTTGGAATCAACATAAATGAAAGAACTGCATCTGGAGCttagcagctgcacacaagcctatgATCAAAATgtacaatgccaagtgtcgactggagtggtgtaaagcgccaccactggactctggagcagtggaaatgtattctgtgggaTTGATGAGTCATGCCTCTCTATTGGTCAGTctaatggatgaatctgggtttaccgaatgccaggagaacattacctgcctgaccgCACTGTGctagctgtaaagtttggtggaggaggagtaATGATATGGGGCTTTTTTTATCAGGGCTTGGTCtaggacccttagttccagtgaagagaatcttaatgtttcagtactAAGTCAATTTGGACAATTGcatgcttctaactttgtgggaacagtttggggaagaacctttcctgttccagcatgactgagccccagtgcacaaagcagctccataaaggcctggctgggtgagtttggtgtggaagaacttggctgGCCCTCAGAGAGCCCTGACCACAACCCCATTTAacaactttaggatgaactagaacagagattgtgagccaggccttctcgtccagcatcagtgtctgacaacATCAGACTCACTAAAATCTTTTACAAAGCTTCGCGGATGAGTGGAAGCTGtcagagctgcaaagggggaccacctccatattaatgtctatggatttagaatgggattcataaaagcttcTCTAGGTGTGAtatgtaggtgtcccaatacgactgcatacaatataatataaccAACATCTATCATATACAGTGCTATCATATACAGTGGATGCATAAAATATTCTATGCAAATTACTAATTATTTTTCTCAAACTATAATAAGtttaatttacttatttaagTCATCTAAAAACACATTAGTATTTTTACATTAGTTTACTTTTTTGTTACTCTCTAAACACCTAACACATCTGTTCCAATTAGCAACCCAACAGTCCATTCAGTACTTTATTTACAAACAATCATTCACagtaaacattatttaaaacgCCTGTTAGTATGAGTGAATTTATGGGATGTATCCAAATTTCACCTCCATAATTTTCAAATGGGATTAGTGAGAAAATGAGGGGCTGTGGGACTGAGTGGAGCAAACATGAAATGAGACACACTGAAATGGCTGCATCCAGgagatcattcttagcactgctgTGACAGTAGTTTTGCATTACTATTGCCAAAGATGTTTCAGATAGAGTGTCTTAACCTTTTTTTAGGTTAAGTAAagctaaaatgatttttaataatttgacaATACTAGTGACAGTCTGTGGCTGAAGGTATCTCTAAGTTTATTATGCTTTAAGGCTTCATATTCAGTGTTCTATAAGTAAGCTGTACAGTTTGTTTGGAGAATAAGCAACACATGCTAAAAAAGGAAATTGTTTCAGGATCAAGAACAGAAGGAGGTTttgaatgtaaaaaatatttatttgaactacacttttaatgtaactggACAAAATGAGGCAAATACTTGTGGATAAAATAACACTTTGAACCATTTATGTCACATTTTGCGTCCCACTAAATTCAGCAGccatctttttatttatttttatttatgtatttatttaattatttttatttttcattttttattttacttttttccttcCCTTCTCTGCATCAGTCAGAATTATAAAGCATGCTAGCTAGAATAGCGATAGGGTGGGCTAAGGGGCTTAAGAGTGTTTGTTGATGTATCTGTCTTTTgttctgtatttgtgtgtttattgttgaaaaaacaataaaaatacaataataataataaagactcagaagacacaaaaaaaataacactttgagactttacaggaaaaagaacAATCCAATCATGTTGTCAGaaaacaggtgagggtcagaaaaagaggattATCAAACTGAAGGGACATCAAGAGAATAGTAAAGGACCAAACGCAGATTGAAAACACTgggacaaaagtacaaaaaagggTCAAAGCACAAGAGCAAAAAAGTTCATTACGCTCTAGTAAGCAAGGTAATGCAAAGTGAGTGTGGATACAGTTTTTAGTGATGATATGATTAGGTCTAGGTGTAACAGTTCAGTCTTCTGGAGATGATGAAGTTGAGAATTGTTTGTGATTGAGTGATAGCTGTGGGGTGAGGTGTTGTGTTTTTGCCCAGGGAATTCTGGAAAATTGAACTTGGAAATGGCTCGGTGTGCTGAGTGGTATGAACTACAGGGTCAGAGGGTGGTGTGACAGTAACCCCCAAAGAGGCCAGGATGGAGCAAGGATGACCACCACCCATGCAACCAGAGGCACCAAAGGGTAGAACCCTAGAACTACAGTCGCACTGAGCTGAGGGGAAACCTCCTACAATGACCACAAGATCTGCCAACCACTGCAGCCAGGACATGGACTTGAGTGCTGCCTAAATGGACATCTGCTAGAATGAGGAGGGGGCTTCACTGATTAATGGTTGTAAAAACCATCCACAAATCCCAGATCCAAGACATCACAGACACAGCTTTGTTCCTCCAGACCATATCCATACCAGTCCTCAATATATTGGAGCACACCTTCGTGCCTTCTGGAGTCCAGCAGTTGGTGTACAGCATAGACCAGGGTGCCGCTGGCCTCCACCAGAGGGGGTGATATCTCTTTGGGTGTGGACTTGTTCCAGTGGACCTGGAACTATAGGCTTGAGAAGGTATACATTCGCATAAGACCTGCTACTGAGATATTGAGAAGGAAAGTTTAACTGGCAAGTCACATTGTTTACCTTTCAGGATCTTTAATAGGCCAGCCAATGTACTTGTAATGTAATGGGCTGAGTTTTCTACCTCTTTCTGCAAATGTGAAGGTCCTGTTTGACAGCCAATCCCGGCCCCCATTATTTCaggttttccactattttaccatcatcaacattccatataaactcagaagatacgtgtaggtttactggtggttttggatagtaaataaaatagcccTATTTTTGTTGTAGCCATCGAGACCCTTTCAAGACCCTTTAAGGTGTTAAAGGATTCAGGATCTTCTTTGACTTGTTTCGGAATATTTAAAACTGCTGTTCTATGAAAGCCCCTTATACAGTGGCCTCAAATATATTTAGGCATGTAACCATTGGTAAATTTTAAGTAAGTTTTTAGATGATTTCAGGAAAATGTTAACAAATGCTTTTAGCACAGACTCCAACCACACAGCAGTAAGGCTGCTGTAAAGCACAGAAGATGAAACCTCAGTCTGGAGCTTtgtacaaagacattttgaatGAGAACCTGCAGAAGTCACAAGAAATAATGATCTGAAATGCAACAGCCACTTTTAGAAATAACACTttaccaaaaaagaaaatgagaacaTGGAAACATTTAATTTGGTTTGTTAACATAATGAAcctaatacattttattaatggcacaaaaaaaaataaataaataaataaataaataaatatatatatatatatatatatatatatatatatatatatatatatatatatatatatatatatatatatattgattgCCATTGTCAGGTCAGGTAAACTGATTATTCCCTCTTTGTACTACTTTAAAGAAAACACCAGAGGGTAGCACAATctgatttctctctttctttaagaTTCTGGATGAAACACACTCTGCCAAACTGTTTCCCTGAATTTGCTCATTCAGTAAATATACTGCTAACAGATGTATACAAGAAATAGCCATGCACTAGtcagtgaaatttctgccctgttaGATCTGCTTTGGATAAGTGCATGTGCTATTTCAGTGGTAGACCATGTAAACTCACAGAGTAGGGCTACTGAACATGTAAAAATCATCCATCCTATGTTAAATccctcactacagagttccaatcAGCACAAGAACTATGTGACGGGAATGCCAGGCCATGAGTTTCaaaggctgagcagctacacacaagcctaagctCACTATGTGTGATGCTAAGCGCCAGCTGGAGTGGTATAAAGCAcatcaccactggactctggagcagtggaaacatgttctttggacagatgaaacacttctggcagtctgatggatgaatctggccTAAACTGAATATGGGTGATGGTTTTGGGGACATGCGTatgccaaaataacaaacaaaactacTAATAATCACATAGAATGAACTTAAtctaaaagt
This window harbors:
- the LOC108444007 gene encoding scavenger receptor cysteine-rich type 1 protein M130 → MNLKTRMLRPPLTIMLVSSLLSASLSDSVNIRLVNGRGTCSGRVEVNVTGQWGSVCNDGWNITNAEVVCRELGCGKPVGANGSASFGKGSGPIYLINVRCSGPENIITECSHNKVQKRNCSHDEDAGVTCSERMFLASLTPFIISGVATGLLLILMPIIIYFTNKYNREKTQITEDANMDSEGFETTHSIIGVRNEMDDDYENAEDVFLQREDSHVSDEDYVNVDMHTEKLELGNNNEGAKYTNPRISMRNEIDDEDDYEKPQTIISEKEDSDVNDDDYINVDAGVEKMSVCSDCPEKTHKTTHVEMETDSENDYENAEATVHQRENSDDSDESDEDYVNVDRGDG